One Vespula pensylvanica isolate Volc-1 chromosome 1, ASM1446617v1, whole genome shotgun sequence genomic region harbors:
- the LOC122636541 gene encoding malonyl-CoA decarboxylase, mitochondrial-like isoform X2: MLRQIEHLRIPIKYTLMFKLILNRSSSLNLFNNTFLCTNVNFNVYIEEQLKEIFKLKNTNISTWIVENKVRNLCHTYIGSEKKQKQHILQVLAVNYAIKHDSVIENARKLLSTQSNNERQIIVHERTLKSILIPPYQWLFIIMGRLKHGVKFLVDLRTDILELISETSDSDKNFVMQQLNLTLKDLLLLWFSVGFLHLERITWETSCDILQKVSDYEAIHPIRNWVDLKRRVGPYRRCYIFMHPSMPREPLVVLHTALCDTIPNSVKGIEEAEQRILGRVGRQVTYLEEDKSKITAAIFYSITSTQKGLIWLLEKMKQDISFIFTLKEQESIQKILRSEDIFTTLKQLFNNSLWITDEQLSELLKKPLLRACAWYLYKEKHRSYALNNVANFHLRNGAIMWRMNWMADPSPRGIANSCGIMVNYRYYLNDCENNSRNYIENYFINASENVINLVTQTKTNENVT, from the exons ATGTTACGTCAAATAGAACATTTAAGAATTCCCATAAAATATACACTtatgtttaaattaattttaaatcgttcttcttcactaaatttgtttaataatacatttttatgtaCTAATGTTaatttcaatgtatatatcgaagaacaattaaaggaaatttttaaattaaaaaatactaatattaGTACATGGATCGTGGAG aataagGTACGGAATCTAtgtcatacatatataggaagtgaaaaaaaacaaaaacagcaTATTTTACAAGTACTAGCTGTAAATTATGCAATTAAACATGATAGTGTAATTGAAAATGCAAGAAAACTTCTTTCTACACAA tcgAATAATGAAAGACAAATAATTGTTCATGAAAGAACTCTAAAAAGTATTCTCATACCACCGTATCAATGGCTATTTATTATCATGGGACGTCTTAAACATGGTGTGAAATTTTTAGTTGATCTAAGAACAGACATTTTA gAGTTGATATCAGAAACAAGTGACAGCGACAAGAATTTTGTGATGCAGCAACTAAATCTTACActcaaagatttattattattatggttTTCAGTAGGATTTTTGCATTTAGAACGAATAACATGGGAAACCTCTTGTGATATATTACAAAag gtTTCAGATTATGAAGCAATACATCCAATAAGAAATTGGGTAGACTTAAAACGAAGAGTTGGACCCTATAGAAGATgctatatatttatgcatcCGTCTATGCCAAGAGAACCTCTTGTTGTATTACACACAGCATTGTGTGATACTATACCaa atagcGTAAAAGGAATTGAAGAAGCAGAACAGAGAATTCTGGGAAGGGTAGGACGACAAGTAACATATTTAGAAGAAGATAAGTCAAAAATAACGGCagcaatattttattcaataacaTCCACTCAAAAAGGCTT AATATGGTTATTGGAAAAGATGAAACAAG atatatctttcatatttaCGTTAAAAGAGCAAGAATCTATACAAAAAATTCTTCGATCAGAAGATATATTTACAACGTTAAAacaactttttaataattctttgtgGATAACTGACGAGCAATTATCAGAATTACTTAAAAAGCCATTACTTCGAGCATGTGCATGGTActtgtataaagaaaaacatcgtAGTTATGCCTTAAATAACGTTG CAAATTTTCACTTGCGTAATGGTGCGATCATGTGGAGAATGAATTGGATGGCTGATCCTTCACCACGAGGTATTGCAAATAGTTGTGGCATAATGGTAAATTACag gtATTATTTGAACGATTGTGAAAATAATAGTCGAAATTACATTGAAAACTATTTCATAAATGCTTCCGAAAATGTAATCAACCTTGTGacacaaacaaaaacaaatgaGAATGTCACTTGA
- the LOC122636541 gene encoding malonyl-CoA decarboxylase, mitochondrial-like isoform X1, whose product MLRQIEHLRIPIKYTLMFKLILNRSSSLNLFNNTFLCTNVNFNVYIEEQLKEIFKLKNTNISTWIVENKVRNLCHTYIGSEKKQKQHILQVLAVNYAIKHDSVIENARKLLSTQSNNERQIIVHERTLKSILIPPYQWLFIIMGRLKHGVKFLVDLRTDILELISETSDSDKNFVMQQLNLTLKDLLLLWFSVGFLHLERITWETSCDILQKVSDYEAIHPIRNWVDLKRRVGPYRRCYIFMHPSMPREPLVVLHTALCDTIPNSVKGIEEAEQRILGRVGRQVTYLEEDKSKITAAIFYSITSTQKGLQGIELGNYLIKEVANQVVTEFPMIHELSTLSPIPNFRIWLLEKMKQDISFIFTLKEQESIQKILRSEDIFTTLKQLFNNSLWITDEQLSELLKKPLLRACAWYLYKEKHRSYALNNVANFHLRNGAIMWRMNWMADPSPRGIANSCGIMVNYRYYLNDCENNSRNYIENYFINASENVINLVTQTKTNENVT is encoded by the exons ATGTTACGTCAAATAGAACATTTAAGAATTCCCATAAAATATACACTtatgtttaaattaattttaaatcgttcttcttcactaaatttgtttaataatacatttttatgtaCTAATGTTaatttcaatgtatatatcgaagaacaattaaaggaaatttttaaattaaaaaatactaatattaGTACATGGATCGTGGAG aataagGTACGGAATCTAtgtcatacatatataggaagtgaaaaaaaacaaaaacagcaTATTTTACAAGTACTAGCTGTAAATTATGCAATTAAACATGATAGTGTAATTGAAAATGCAAGAAAACTTCTTTCTACACAA tcgAATAATGAAAGACAAATAATTGTTCATGAAAGAACTCTAAAAAGTATTCTCATACCACCGTATCAATGGCTATTTATTATCATGGGACGTCTTAAACATGGTGTGAAATTTTTAGTTGATCTAAGAACAGACATTTTA gAGTTGATATCAGAAACAAGTGACAGCGACAAGAATTTTGTGATGCAGCAACTAAATCTTACActcaaagatttattattattatggttTTCAGTAGGATTTTTGCATTTAGAACGAATAACATGGGAAACCTCTTGTGATATATTACAAAag gtTTCAGATTATGAAGCAATACATCCAATAAGAAATTGGGTAGACTTAAAACGAAGAGTTGGACCCTATAGAAGATgctatatatttatgcatcCGTCTATGCCAAGAGAACCTCTTGTTGTATTACACACAGCATTGTGTGATACTATACCaa atagcGTAAAAGGAATTGAAGAAGCAGAACAGAGAATTCTGGGAAGGGTAGGACGACAAGTAACATATTTAGAAGAAGATAAGTCAAAAATAACGGCagcaatattttattcaataacaTCCACTCAAAAAGGCTTGCAa gGTATTGAATTAGgtaattatctaattaaagAGGTAGCTAATCAAGTGGTTACAGAATTTCCAATGATACATGAATTATCTACTTTATCTCCTATTCCTAATTTTAGAATATGGTTATTGGAAAAGATGAAACAAG atatatctttcatatttaCGTTAAAAGAGCAAGAATCTATACAAAAAATTCTTCGATCAGAAGATATATTTACAACGTTAAAacaactttttaataattctttgtgGATAACTGACGAGCAATTATCAGAATTACTTAAAAAGCCATTACTTCGAGCATGTGCATGGTActtgtataaagaaaaacatcgtAGTTATGCCTTAAATAACGTTG CAAATTTTCACTTGCGTAATGGTGCGATCATGTGGAGAATGAATTGGATGGCTGATCCTTCACCACGAGGTATTGCAAATAGTTGTGGCATAATGGTAAATTACag gtATTATTTGAACGATTGTGAAAATAATAGTCGAAATTACATTGAAAACTATTTCATAAATGCTTCCGAAAATGTAATCAACCTTGTGacacaaacaaaaacaaatgaGAATGTCACTTGA
- the LOC122636553 gene encoding CCR4-NOT transcription complex subunit 2: MANLNFEQPPRSIANTSLTSRAGGGGGLNSSTLAGHVTPTSGMFSGSSASTSSTANSVVVVTNVYPSASGSGGTQTSHQSQQQQLSPMSSRGLFGQRAFTDRRTMPALGTSNPMGSMGSFGIPPSRNYGSQGAINNFHSVFGSGGGGDTSTPPLLDLSEFPSLTNRGQGDSMPQPSPMPGKQPYVGMVKQPTSESSEFTMSSEDFPALPGTQNREGPSPGGSVSGDKSISVGLGPEIGQDVLQANRAPGSEKSQSSKRGIQTSPDGKVTNIPASMVKDQFGMVGLLTFIRAAETDPNLVSLALGQDLTALGLNLNSPENLYQNFGGPWAETPCRPQDIDFHVPPEYLINAAIRDKLAPVKLNRYKDDLLFYMFYTNVGDVLQLAAAAELYSREWRYHMEEKVWITQAPGLGLVEKTSTYERGTYYYFDAQNWRKVAKEFHLDYTKLESRPHLPTNFHQTQP; encoded by the exons ATGGCCAACCTGAATTTTGAGCAGCCTCCACGCAGTATTGCGAACACAAGCCTTACTTCGCGCGCGGGTGGTGGGGGGGGCTTAAATTCATCGACCCTTGCGGGTCATGTCACGCCCACATCGGGCATGTTCTCAGGCTCATCTGCAAGTACCTCAAGCACAGCGAACTCTGTGGTAGTGGTTACCAACGTTTATCCTAGTGCATCAGGATCAGGAGGCACGCAGACCAGTCATCAATCCCAACAACAACAGCTCTCTCCTATGAGTAGCAGAGGGCTGTTTGGACAAAGGGCTTTCACAGATAGACGTACAATGCCTGCTCTTGG AACCTCAAATCCAATGGGTAGTATGGGCAGTTTTGGTATACCTCCAAGTCGCAACTACGGATCTCAAGGTGCGATTAATAATTTCCATTCTGTGTTTGGaagtggtggaggtggagatACAAGTACACCCCCTCTATTAGATCTTTCGGAATTTCCATCTTTGACAAATAGAGGTCAGGGTGATTCCATGCCTCAACCTAGTCCCATGCCTGGAAAACAACCTTATG ttgGAATGGTAAAGCAACCAACATCAGAGTCGAGTGAATTTACTATGAGTTCAGAAGATTTTCCTGCTTTACCAGGCACACAAAACAGAGAAGGTCCATCACCAGGTGGAAGTGTTTCTGGAGATAAAAGTATATCCGTTGGTCTAGGTCCAGAAATTGGCCAGGATGTATTACAAGCAAACAGAGCACCTGGATCTGAAAAATCTCAGTCATCTAAAAGAGGCATTCAAACATCCCCAGATG ggaAGGTGACAAATATACCTGCAAGTATGGTAAAAGATCAATTTGGAATGGTTGGTCTCTTAACTTTTATCAGAGCAGCAGAAACGGATCCAAATTTAGTATCTTTGGCATTAGGACAAGATCTTACAGCATTAGGATTGAATCTTAATTCTCCTGAAAATTTGTATCAAAATTTTGGTGGTCCTTGGGCAGAAACACCATGTAGACCACAAGATATCGACTTTCACGTACCACCAGAATATCTTATTAATGCAGCAATCAG GGATAAGTTAGCACCAGTTAAACTAAATCGATACAAAGATGATCtactattttatatgttttatacaaATGTCGGGGATGTCCTCCAACTGGCAGCTGCAGCAGAATT GTACAGCAGGGAATGGAGATATCACATGGAGGAGAAAGTGTGGATTACTCAAGCACCTGGATTAGGACTTGTAGAAAAAACATCGACATACGAACGTGGTACTTACTATTATTTTGATGCGCAAAACTGGAGGAAGGTAGCTAAGGAATTCCATCTGGATTATACAAAACTAGAAAGTAGACCTCATCTTCCCACAAACTTTCATCAAACCCAGCCTTGA
- the LOC122636556 gene encoding DCN1-like protein 3, giving the protein MGNCFSCFKVPLPPVTTEQSIVLEHKDDTMELRGLFPNSCQQTGPLVPAETHVNGNRKSLNTVPTLNNVGSDNCGSMPSIQNNLRLSRGFYARLPPLGRSGTSSGLNLTTEFKQQREPSESKLNTLFDQYKDLHEDVILADGIERLCNDLQLSPDEFKVLVLAWKLNAEQMCQFTRQEFVTGLKAMRVDSIRGIQARLPEIVQELTVNSDLFKDLYRFTFRFGLDVTSGQRILPADMAIVLWRLVFTIREPPLLTRWLKFLECHHVRGIPRDTWNMFLNFAESIGDDLGAYDDAEAWPSLFDDFVEYENDQMNQNITKDDIMKDASIDKA; this is encoded by the exons ATGGGAAactgtttttcttgtttcaagGTGCCACTTCCACCAGTCACTACGGAACAATCAATTGTATTGGAACATAAAGACG aCACAATGGAACTAAGAGGATTATTCCCAAATTCTTGCCAACAAACTGGTCCACTCGTGCCTGCAGAAACACATGTCAATGGAAACAGGAAATCATTAAATACTGTACCTACGCTTAATAATGTAGGGTCAGATAACTGTGGATCTATGCCTAGTATACAAAATAACTTACGTTTGTCTCGAGGATTTTATGCTCGATTACCTCCACTAGGCCGTTCAGGCACTTCTTCAGGTCTTAACTTAACCACAGAATTTAAACAGCAACGAGAACCATCAGAAAGCAAATTGAATACGTTGTTTGACCAATATAag gATTTACATGAGGATGTAATATTAGCTGATGGAATAGAAAGGCTTTGCAATGATTTGCAACTATCCCCAGACGAATTTAAAGTACTTGTTCTAGCTTGGAAATTAAATGCTGAACAAATGTGCCAATTTACGCGTCAAGAATTTGTAACAGGGCTGAAAGCTATGCGTGTTGACAGTATACGTGGTATTCAGGCAAGATTACCTGAAATTGTGCAAGAGTTAACAGTCAATAGTGATTTATTTAAGGATCTCTATCGATTCACATTCCGCTTTGGTTTGGATGTTACCTCTGGTCAACGAATACTGCCAGCTGATATGGCTATTGTCCTTTGGCGACTTGTTTTTACAATTCGAGAACCACCACTTTTGACAAGATGGTTAAAATTTCTTGAATGTCATCATGTTCGAGGTATACCTAGAGACACTTGGAACATGTTTCTGAATTTTGCTGAAAGCATTGGAGATGATCTTGGTGCTTATGATGACGCAGAAGCATGGCCAAGTTTATTTGATGATTTTGTAGAATATGAAAATGATCAAATGAACCAAAATATTACTAAAGATGACATAATGAAGGATGCTTCTATTGATAAGGCTTAA